One region of Streptomyces davaonensis JCM 4913 genomic DNA includes:
- a CDS encoding BTAD domain-containing putative transcriptional regulator yields the protein MDPVRYRILGTTQALRPDGTPLPVGGARLRALLSVLALRGGRTVPVQLLVDEVWAGDPPADAAGALQALVGRLRRGLGADAIESVDGGYRLAARPDDIDLHRFERLTTDGIRALADGDPAKAAAVLDDALALWHGPALADLPDRTAEAARCRTRRLDALRARHTAALALGQAEQALPELTALCDSHPLDEPLQTLRLRALRDLGRPAEALAAYDDVRRLLAEQLGSDPGAELRALHAELLKPAPQATLGNLRARLTSFVGREADIDAIRGDLGGARLVTLLGPGGAGKTRLSQEAAETLRDTARDGIWLAELAPVDDPEAVPEAVLTAVGARETVLYGAGAEELRSADRHDDPVERLVEHCSRRRMLIVLDNCEHVVDAAARLTEHLLARCPGLTVLATSREPLGVPGEVLRPVESLPQPYALRLLTDRGAAARPGFSVDDDPEACAEICRRLDGLPLAIELAAARLRMLTPRQIADRLDDRFRLLTSGSRTVLPRQQTLRAVVDWSWDLLDEDEREVLSRLSVFAGGCDLPAAEAVCGPAALDALGSLVDKSLVVAAPSGDGAMRYRLLETVAEYARERLDEAGQRPRAERAHLTYYRELARLTDPLLRGSRQLEAVQRLQLEYENLRTALRHAVAERDEQEALTLALSLGWYWQMRDLRIEARNWCAEVMTLGPDPFAFAEPVPQAEPVWQRCTAEPPPYTGEVLAEARRGLHLAHFACMDTELDAWQNPAAQQKLRTIAATYPPGLPQSCRSPGILAVFAVMLTGDMDTVARLLDACVETCRTTPGYEWELAATLQMRATGLANRPQRAEEAARDADESLAIYERLGDAWGTAEALSARAEARERTGAYADAAADYEAAIEQARRLGAHAQEAVLSARLAGALLEDGQGERGERLLREVIDGLDGGHSEAMPFSRVILAGWLSITGRTAEAREQIRVLRENFGLAQFHVFDAFILSGEAWMDASEGLHEEARDKLRRALEQADNAVAQAMAPQLVSACLVIAAVALADSEPYDAARCLGAAEALLPPGHLNSTLERECRARAVAAVRAVLAEERYEAGYAEGGGLTAKEAAALV from the coding sequence ATGGACCCCGTGCGCTATCGCATCCTCGGCACCACTCAGGCCCTCCGCCCCGACGGCACCCCCCTCCCGGTCGGCGGGGCACGGCTGCGTGCGCTGCTCAGCGTGCTCGCACTGCGCGGCGGCCGTACCGTGCCCGTGCAACTGCTCGTGGACGAGGTGTGGGCCGGGGATCCGCCCGCCGACGCGGCCGGGGCGCTCCAGGCGCTGGTCGGACGGCTGCGCCGGGGCCTCGGCGCCGACGCGATCGAGTCCGTGGACGGCGGGTACCGGCTCGCCGCCCGCCCCGACGACATCGACCTGCACCGTTTCGAGCGGCTCACCACCGACGGCATCCGCGCCCTCGCCGACGGCGACCCCGCCAAGGCCGCCGCGGTCCTCGACGACGCCCTCGCCCTGTGGCACGGCCCCGCCCTGGCCGACCTTCCCGACCGCACCGCCGAGGCCGCCCGCTGCCGGACCCGCCGCCTGGACGCGCTGCGCGCCCGGCACACCGCCGCCCTCGCGCTCGGCCAGGCCGAACAGGCCCTGCCGGAGCTGACCGCCCTGTGCGACAGCCATCCCCTCGACGAACCCTTGCAGACGCTACGGCTGCGCGCGCTGCGCGATCTCGGCCGCCCCGCCGAGGCGCTGGCCGCCTACGACGACGTACGCCGGCTGCTCGCCGAACAGCTCGGCTCCGATCCCGGCGCCGAACTACGGGCCCTGCACGCCGAGTTGCTGAAACCGGCGCCACAGGCCACGCTCGGCAACCTCCGGGCCCGGCTGACCTCCTTCGTCGGCCGGGAAGCCGACATCGACGCCATCCGCGGGGACCTCGGCGGCGCCCGGCTCGTCACGCTCCTCGGGCCCGGCGGCGCGGGGAAGACCCGGCTGTCGCAGGAGGCCGCCGAGACCCTCCGGGACACCGCACGGGACGGGATCTGGCTGGCCGAACTCGCCCCCGTCGACGACCCCGAGGCCGTACCGGAAGCCGTGCTCACCGCCGTCGGCGCCCGCGAGACCGTCCTCTACGGCGCCGGCGCCGAGGAGCTCCGCAGCGCCGACCGGCACGACGACCCGGTCGAACGCCTCGTGGAGCACTGCTCCCGACGCCGCATGCTCATCGTCCTCGACAACTGCGAACACGTCGTCGACGCCGCCGCCCGGCTCACCGAACATCTGCTGGCCCGCTGCCCAGGACTGACCGTCCTGGCCACCAGCCGCGAACCCCTCGGCGTACCCGGCGAGGTACTGCGCCCGGTGGAATCCCTGCCCCAGCCCTATGCGCTGCGCCTGCTCACCGACCGGGGCGCCGCCGCCCGCCCCGGGTTCAGCGTCGACGACGACCCCGAGGCCTGCGCCGAGATCTGCCGCCGCCTCGACGGGCTGCCCCTCGCCATCGAACTCGCCGCCGCCCGGCTGCGGATGCTCACCCCCCGCCAGATCGCCGACCGGCTCGACGACCGCTTCCGGCTGCTCACCTCCGGCAGCCGCACCGTCCTGCCCCGCCAGCAGACCCTCAGGGCCGTCGTCGACTGGTCCTGGGACCTGCTCGACGAGGACGAACGCGAGGTCCTCAGCCGGCTCTCGGTCTTCGCGGGCGGCTGCGACCTGCCCGCCGCGGAGGCCGTGTGCGGTCCCGCCGCCCTGGACGCGCTCGGCTCCCTCGTCGACAAGTCCCTGGTGGTGGCGGCCCCTTCGGGCGACGGAGCGATGCGCTACCGACTCCTGGAGACCGTTGCCGAGTACGCCCGCGAACGCCTGGACGAGGCTGGTCAGCGCCCCCGCGCCGAGCGCGCGCATCTGACGTACTACCGCGAACTCGCCCGCCTCACCGACCCGTTGCTGCGCGGCTCCCGCCAACTGGAGGCCGTGCAACGGCTCCAGCTGGAGTACGAGAACCTGCGCACCGCCCTGCGGCACGCCGTCGCCGAGCGTGACGAGCAGGAGGCGCTGACGCTGGCGCTGTCGCTGGGCTGGTACTGGCAGATGCGCGACCTGAGGATCGAGGCCCGCAACTGGTGCGCCGAGGTGATGACGCTCGGCCCCGACCCCTTCGCTTTCGCCGAGCCCGTCCCGCAGGCCGAGCCGGTCTGGCAGCGCTGCACCGCCGAGCCGCCCCCGTACACCGGAGAGGTGCTGGCCGAGGCCCGGCGCGGACTGCATCTGGCCCATTTCGCCTGCATGGACACCGAGTTGGACGCCTGGCAGAACCCGGCCGCCCAGCAGAAGCTGCGCACCATCGCCGCGACCTACCCGCCCGGACTGCCGCAGTCCTGCCGCAGCCCCGGCATCCTCGCCGTGTTCGCCGTGATGCTCACCGGCGACATGGACACGGTCGCCCGACTGCTCGACGCCTGCGTGGAGACCTGCCGGACCACCCCGGGCTACGAATGGGAACTGGCCGCCACCCTCCAGATGAGGGCCACCGGCCTCGCCAACCGCCCCCAGCGCGCCGAGGAAGCGGCCCGGGACGCCGACGAGTCGCTCGCCATCTACGAGCGGCTGGGCGACGCCTGGGGCACGGCCGAGGCGCTGTCGGCGCGCGCGGAGGCCCGCGAGCGCACCGGCGCCTACGCCGATGCCGCCGCCGACTACGAGGCCGCCATCGAACAGGCCCGACGGCTCGGCGCCCACGCCCAGGAGGCCGTCCTGTCCGCGCGCCTGGCCGGCGCCCTGCTGGAGGACGGACAGGGCGAACGGGGCGAACGCCTGTTGCGCGAGGTCATCGACGGACTCGACGGCGGACACAGTGAGGCGATGCCGTTCAGCCGGGTCATCCTCGCCGGCTGGCTCAGCATCACCGGCCGTACCGCCGAGGCCCGCGAGCAGATCCGGGTGCTGCGCGAGAACTTCGGCCTCGCCCAGTTCCATGTCTTCGACGCCTTCATCCTCAGCGGAGAGGCCTGGATGGACGCCTCCGAGGGCCTCCACGAAGAGGCCCGGGACAAGCTCCGGCGGGCTCTGGAACAGGCGGACAACGCGGTGGCGCAGGCCATGGCCCCGCAGTTGGTCTCGGCCTGCCTGGTCATCGCCGCGGTGGCGCTGGCCGACAGCGAGCCCTACGACGCCGCCCGCTGTCTCGGTGCCGCCGAGGCGCTGCTGCCGCCCGGACACCTCAACTCCACCCTGGAGCGCGAGTGCCGGGCCCGGGCCGTCGCCGCGGTGCGCGCGGTCCTCGCCGAGGAGAGGTACGAGGCCGGGTACGCCGAAGGCGGCGGCCTCACCGCGAAGGAGGCCGCCGCCCTGGTGTGA
- a CDS encoding ABC transporter permease encodes MSATTITKPTAAASVGTADGRIPLRSHLRHTGALVRRNLLWIRQDPESMADAVLFPIVFTLLFVYVFGGSIGQSLGGGQDAYVQYVVPGMLAMMGMTMAQGVGTGFNQDFNTGVMDRFRSLPIGRGSVLFAKIGVELLRMLFATAVLMVVSLLVGFDVTNWGGLLASVALSVVFGSALMWVFLTLGVVMKNVQSVQAMGFLVLMPLQFGSSIFAPTDSMPGWLQNFTDYNPLSALADASRGLMNGGPVAHDLWLTLGWSVVLTAVMAPIAIHKFRTKT; translated from the coding sequence ATGAGCGCCACCACGATCACCAAGCCGACCGCCGCCGCCTCGGTCGGCACCGCCGACGGCCGTATCCCGTTGCGCAGCCATCTGCGGCACACCGGTGCGCTCGTCAGGCGCAATCTGCTGTGGATCCGGCAGGACCCGGAGTCGATGGCCGACGCCGTCCTCTTCCCGATCGTCTTCACGCTGCTGTTCGTGTACGTCTTCGGCGGCTCCATCGGGCAGTCGCTGGGCGGCGGACAGGACGCGTATGTGCAGTACGTCGTGCCCGGCATGCTCGCCATGATGGGCATGACCATGGCCCAGGGCGTGGGCACCGGCTTCAACCAGGACTTCAACACCGGTGTCATGGACCGCTTCCGGTCCCTGCCGATCGGCCGCGGCTCGGTGCTGTTCGCCAAGATCGGGGTGGAGCTGCTGCGGATGCTGTTCGCTACCGCCGTGCTGATGGTGGTGTCCCTGCTGGTGGGCTTCGACGTCACCAACTGGGGTGGTCTGCTGGCCTCCGTCGCCCTGTCCGTGGTCTTCGGCTCGGCGCTGATGTGGGTCTTCCTCACCCTCGGCGTGGTGATGAAGAACGTGCAGTCCGTGCAGGCGATGGGCTTCCTGGTGCTGATGCCGCTCCAGTTCGGCTCGTCGATCTTCGCGCCGACCGACTCGATGCCGGGCTGGCTCCAGAACTTCACCGACTACAACCCGCTGTCCGCTCTCGCGGACGCGTCCCGCGGCCTGATGAACGGCGGTCCGGTCGCCCACGACCTGTGGCTGACGCTCGGCTGGTCGGTGGTGCTGACCGCGGTCATGGCACCGATCGCCATCCACAAGTTCCGTACGAAGACCTGA
- a CDS encoding ATP-binding cassette domain-containing protein, producing MTRIDKNPSGAGSAVTVRGLVKHYGETKALDGVDLDVREGSVMGVLGPNGAGKTTLVRILSTLLTPDAGQATVAGYDVLRQPRQLRRVIGLTGQYASVDEKLPGWENLYLIGRLLDLSRRDARARADELLERFSLTEAGKRPAATYSGGMRRRLDLAASMIGHPAVLYLDEPTTGLDPRTRMEVWDEVKAMVGDGVTVLLTTQYMEEAEQLASELTVVDRGKVIARGGIDELKAKVGGRTLRIRPADPLQLRPLATHLDGLGITGLASTTVDPERGSLLVPILSDEQLTAVVAAVTSRGVTLASVATELPSLDEVFLSLTGHRASAPQDAVPADDREEVAV from the coding sequence ATGACGCGAATCGACAAGAACCCCAGCGGCGCGGGGAGCGCCGTCACCGTGCGGGGGCTGGTCAAGCACTACGGCGAGACCAAGGCGTTGGACGGTGTGGACCTGGATGTGCGCGAGGGGTCCGTGATGGGGGTGCTCGGGCCCAACGGGGCCGGGAAGACCACCCTGGTCAGGATCCTGTCCACGCTGCTCACGCCCGATGCCGGGCAGGCGACCGTCGCGGGGTACGACGTCCTGCGCCAGCCCCGCCAGCTGCGCCGGGTGATCGGGCTGACCGGGCAGTACGCCTCCGTGGACGAGAAGCTCCCGGGGTGGGAGAACCTGTACCTCATCGGGCGGCTGCTCGATCTGTCCCGGCGCGACGCCCGCGCACGGGCGGACGAGCTGCTGGAGCGGTTCTCGCTCACCGAGGCCGGGAAGCGGCCCGCCGCCACGTACTCCGGTGGCATGCGGCGGCGGCTCGACCTCGCCGCCTCGATGATCGGGCACCCGGCCGTGCTGTATCTCGACGAGCCGACGACCGGACTCGACCCCCGTACCCGCATGGAGGTGTGGGACGAGGTCAAGGCCATGGTCGGGGACGGCGTCACCGTGCTGCTGACCACCCAGTACATGGAGGAGGCCGAGCAGCTCGCCTCCGAGCTGACCGTCGTCGACCGGGGGAAGGTCATCGCCAGGGGCGGGATCGACGAGCTGAAGGCCAAGGTCGGAGGGCGCACCCTGCGGATCCGGCCCGCCGATCCGCTCCAGCTGCGGCCGCTGGCCACGCATCTCGACGGGCTCGGGATAACCGGGCTCGCCAGCACCACCGTGGACCCTGAGCGCGGCTCCCTGCTGGTGCCGATCCTCAGCGACGAGCAGCTCACCGCCGTCGTCGCGGCCGTCACCTCGCGCGGGGTCACGCTGGCCTCCGTCGCCACCGAACTGCCCAGCCTCGACGAGGTGTTCCTGTCCCTCACCGGCCACCGCGCCAGCGCCCCGCAGGACGCCGTGCCCGCCGACGACCGCGAGGAGGTCGCCGTATGA
- the panB gene encoding 3-methyl-2-oxobutanoate hydroxymethyltransferase translates to MTQLSAAQTTPSGGSKALYGGKGTRRITVRDIALAKERGEKWPMLTAYDAMTASVFDEAGIPVMLVGDSAGNCHLGYETTVPVTLDEMTMLSAAVVRGTSRALIVGDLPFGSYQEGPVQALRSATRLVKEAGVGAVKLEGGERSHRQIELLVESGIPVMAHIGLTPQSVNAMGYRVQGRGEEAAAQLLRDAKAVQDAGAFAVVLELVPAELAAEVTRVLHIPTVGIGAGAETDAQVLVWTDMMGLTGGRVPKFVKQYASLREVMGNAAKAFAEDVVGGTFPTEEHSVH, encoded by the coding sequence ATGACGCAGCTTTCGGCTGCCCAGACCACACCTTCCGGCGGCAGCAAAGCGCTGTACGGAGGGAAGGGCACCCGCCGCATCACCGTTCGCGACATCGCCCTCGCCAAGGAGCGGGGCGAGAAGTGGCCCATGCTCACCGCCTACGACGCGATGACCGCGTCCGTCTTCGACGAGGCCGGGATCCCGGTCATGCTGGTCGGGGACTCGGCGGGCAACTGCCACCTCGGGTACGAGACCACCGTGCCCGTCACGCTCGACGAGATGACCATGCTGTCGGCGGCCGTCGTACGGGGCACCTCGCGCGCCCTGATCGTCGGCGACCTGCCCTTCGGTTCGTACCAGGAGGGCCCGGTGCAGGCGCTGCGCTCGGCGACCCGGCTGGTCAAGGAGGCCGGGGTCGGCGCCGTGAAGCTGGAGGGCGGCGAGCGCTCGCACCGCCAGATCGAGCTGCTGGTCGAGTCCGGCATCCCGGTGATGGCCCACATCGGCCTGACCCCGCAGTCCGTCAACGCCATGGGCTACCGCGTCCAGGGCCGCGGCGAGGAGGCGGCGGCGCAGCTGCTCCGGGACGCCAAGGCGGTCCAGGACGCGGGCGCCTTCGCGGTCGTGCTGGAGCTGGTCCCGGCGGAGCTGGCGGCCGAGGTGACCCGGGTGCTGCACATCCCGACGGTCGGCATCGGCGCGGGCGCCGAGACCGACGCCCAGGTCCTGGTCTGGACGGACATGATGGGCCTGACCGGCGGCCGGGTCCCCAAGTTCGTCAAGCAGTACGCCAGCCTCCGCGAGGTCATGGGCAACGCGGCGAAGGCCTTCGCCGAGGACGTCGTCGGCGGGACGTTCCCCACCGAGGAGCACTCCGTCCACTAG
- a CDS encoding MFS transporter, giving the protein MTTSAPAVPRIPEAVHRRRWAILGVLMLSLLIIVLDNSILNVAVKTISTPAPTGLGATQSELEWAINAYTLVFAGLLFSAGLLGDRLGRKRVLLGGLVVFGIGSALAAFAGSPGELIGFRAVMGLGAAFVMPATLAVLMNVFERDEQPKAIGIWAGGVGLAIAIGPITGGVLLDHFWWGSVFLINVPIVLLALALMIWLVPDSRDPNPGRIDPIGVTLSVVGLVLLVYGIIRGGELADFTDVTVLSAIGAGLAVLIAFVVFEKRSDHPSIDVTYFRDKVFSSAIAAIALVFFALMGVTFFSVFYTQSVRGYSPLETGLLLLPLAVAQLVFAPRARLLVDRFGNRATTTAGMALIAATLAAFATLDADTPIWILEVIFFLMGTGMAHIMTPVSVVIMQALPREKAGSASALSNTFRQVGGALGIAVLGSVLSTSYRSAIEGDLTALPPELRHTAGESIESTLAVAARLGPEGKPLIAQANDSFLHAMHVTALGGAAVALIGAVVVALFLPGRAEDPS; this is encoded by the coding sequence ATGACTACCTCCGCTCCTGCCGTACCCCGGATACCGGAAGCGGTGCATCGCCGCCGCTGGGCCATCCTCGGCGTGCTCATGCTGAGTCTGCTGATCATCGTGCTCGACAACTCGATCCTGAACGTCGCCGTCAAGACGATCTCCACCCCCGCCCCGACCGGCCTCGGCGCCACCCAGAGCGAGCTGGAGTGGGCGATCAACGCCTACACCCTGGTCTTCGCGGGCCTGCTGTTCAGCGCCGGACTGCTCGGCGACCGCCTCGGCCGCAAGCGGGTCCTGCTCGGCGGGCTCGTCGTGTTCGGCATCGGCTCCGCGCTGGCCGCCTTCGCCGGATCGCCGGGCGAGCTGATCGGCTTCCGCGCGGTGATGGGCCTCGGCGCCGCCTTCGTGATGCCCGCCACGCTCGCCGTCCTCATGAACGTCTTCGAGCGCGACGAACAGCCCAAGGCCATCGGCATCTGGGCCGGCGGTGTGGGCCTCGCCATCGCCATCGGCCCCATCACCGGCGGCGTCCTGCTCGACCACTTCTGGTGGGGCTCGGTCTTCCTCATCAACGTCCCCATCGTGCTGCTCGCGCTCGCGCTGATGATCTGGCTGGTTCCCGACTCCCGCGACCCGAACCCCGGCCGCATCGACCCCATCGGCGTCACCCTGTCCGTCGTCGGCCTGGTCCTGCTGGTCTACGGCATCATCCGGGGCGGCGAACTGGCCGACTTCACCGATGTCACCGTGCTGTCGGCGATCGGCGCCGGGCTCGCCGTACTCATCGCCTTCGTGGTGTTCGAGAAGCGCAGCGACCATCCGTCGATCGATGTCACCTACTTCCGCGACAAGGTGTTCTCCTCCGCCATCGCCGCGATCGCGCTGGTCTTCTTCGCGCTGATGGGCGTCACCTTCTTCTCCGTCTTCTACACCCAGAGCGTGCGCGGCTACTCGCCCCTGGAGACGGGCCTGCTGTTGCTGCCGCTCGCCGTCGCGCAGCTCGTCTTCGCGCCGCGCGCCCGGCTGCTGGTGGACCGCTTCGGCAACCGGGCCACCACGACCGCCGGAATGGCGCTGATCGCGGCGACCCTGGCCGCCTTCGCCACCCTGGACGCGGACACCCCGATCTGGATCCTTGAGGTGATCTTCTTCCTCATGGGCACCGGCATGGCGCACATCATGACGCCGGTCAGCGTCGTCATCATGCAGGCCCTGCCCCGCGAGAAGGCCGGTTCCGCCTCCGCGCTCAGCAACACCTTCCGCCAGGTCGGCGGCGCCCTCGGCATCGCGGTACTCGGCTCGGTGCTGTCCACCTCCTACCGCTCGGCGATCGAGGGCGACCTCACCGCCCTGCCGCCGGAGCTGCGCCACACGGCGGGCGAGTCCATCGAGTCCACGCTGGCCGTCGCCGCGCGACTCGGCCCCGAGGGCAAGCCGTTGATCGCGCAGGCCAACGACTCCTTCCTGCACGCCATGCACGTCACCGCCCTCGGGGGCGCCGCGGTCGCGCTGATCGGCGCGGTGGTGGTGGCGCTGTTCCTGCCGGGACGGGCCGAGGACCCCTCGTAA
- a CDS encoding TetR/AcrR family transcriptional regulator has protein sequence MNLADSRTGPVRGRPRSEAVERAIIEGVMKLLEEGVPLAELSIERIARTAGVGKAAIYRRWSGKEELFVDVVRAAEPPDAELPGTSMRDDLVVLLESLRQRGLLSRSSAILHNVHAQMKSSPKVWTAYHNLVVAPRRRLGVEVLRRGQRNGELREDVDVELLNDLFVGPMLLRSVMRPDADLPDGLSEQIVDTLLEGLRPVSSPPP, from the coding sequence GTGAACCTCGCTGACAGTCGGACCGGTCCGGTCCGGGGCCGCCCCCGGAGCGAGGCCGTGGAGCGCGCCATCATCGAGGGCGTGATGAAGCTCCTGGAGGAGGGCGTGCCGCTCGCGGAGCTCTCCATCGAGCGGATCGCCCGTACCGCCGGAGTCGGCAAGGCCGCCATCTACCGTCGCTGGAGCGGCAAGGAGGAGCTGTTCGTCGACGTCGTACGGGCCGCCGAACCGCCCGACGCCGAGCTGCCCGGCACCTCCATGCGCGACGACCTCGTCGTCCTGCTGGAGTCGCTCCGACAGCGCGGTCTGCTCAGCCGCTCCTCGGCGATCCTGCACAACGTCCACGCCCAGATGAAGAGCAGCCCGAAAGTGTGGACGGCGTACCACAACCTCGTCGTCGCACCCCGACGCCGGCTCGGCGTCGAGGTGCTGCGCCGCGGCCAGCGCAACGGCGAGCTGCGCGAGGACGTCGATGTGGAGCTCCTCAACGACCTGTTCGTGGGCCCGATGCTGCTGCGCTCGGTGATGCGCCCGGACGCTGACCTGCCGGACGGCCTGTCGGAGCAGATCGTCGACACCCTGCTGGAAGGGCTACGGCCCGTCAGTTCGCCTCCTCCGTAG